A single region of the Salipaludibacillus sp. LMS25 genome encodes:
- the rimI gene encoding ribosomal protein S18-alanine N-acetyltransferase, producing the protein MEAVVRIRLMEESDLDDVAKLEKLSFATPWSREAFFNEMTKNQFAYYLVVELDNEIIGYCGLWVIIDESHITNIAIHPSYRRKGIGDYLFRGAMAMAKTLGARKMTLEVRLSNTTAQTLYRKYGFREGGIRKHYYTDNQEDALVMWVELL; encoded by the coding sequence ATGGAAGCAGTAGTTCGAATTCGCCTTATGGAGGAAAGTGATTTAGATGATGTGGCAAAACTTGAAAAGCTGTCCTTTGCAACCCCTTGGAGCCGTGAAGCTTTTTTCAATGAGATGACAAAAAATCAATTCGCCTATTATCTCGTCGTTGAATTGGATAACGAGATCATTGGGTATTGTGGGTTATGGGTTATTATTGATGAATCGCATATTACAAACATTGCTATCCATCCTTCTTATCGAAGAAAAGGCATTGGAGATTATCTTTTCCGTGGGGCGATGGCCATGGCAAAAACACTAGGGGCGAGAAAAATGACCTTGGAAGTACGGTTATCAAATACAACTGCTCAAACATTGTACAGAAAATACGGGTTCCGTGAAGGCGGGATTAGAAAACATTATTATACGGATAATCAGGAGGATGCTCTCGTCATGTGGGTGGAATTATTATGA
- the tsaD gene encoding tRNA (adenosine(37)-N6)-threonylcarbamoyltransferase complex transferase subunit TsaD, which produces MSDKTNIRILGIETSCDETSAAVVKNGREVLSNIVSSQIDSHKRFGGVVPEIASRHHVEQVTYIVEEALETAGISPQDLDAIAVTEGPGLIGALLVGVNAAKALAFAWNKPLVAVHHIAGHIYANHIVDELTFPLLSLVVSGGHTELIYMKDHVSYEVIGETRDDAVGEAYDKVARTLGLPYPGGPHIDRLAQTGEPVINLPRAWLEEGSYDFSFSGLKSAVINTLHNAKQRGDSWSNEDIAASFQASVIDVLVTKTLKAVEEKAVKRLVLAGGVAANKGLREALTETCEEVGVALTIPPNALCTDNAAMIASAGTFLFRNGRLADERLNGQAGLNLE; this is translated from the coding sequence ATGAGTGATAAGACGAATATACGGATACTAGGAATTGAAACGAGCTGTGATGAAACGTCTGCCGCGGTTGTTAAAAATGGCAGAGAGGTGTTAAGTAATATCGTGTCATCACAAATTGACAGTCACAAACGTTTCGGAGGCGTTGTACCTGAAATTGCCTCTCGCCATCATGTGGAGCAAGTGACATACATTGTAGAGGAAGCATTGGAGACAGCAGGGATATCCCCACAGGATCTGGATGCTATTGCTGTGACAGAAGGCCCAGGCCTTATAGGAGCCCTTCTTGTAGGAGTGAATGCAGCTAAAGCACTCGCTTTTGCCTGGAATAAGCCGCTAGTGGCCGTCCATCACATAGCAGGTCACATTTACGCGAATCACATTGTTGATGAGTTGACATTCCCACTGCTCTCTCTTGTCGTGTCTGGCGGTCACACAGAATTAATATACATGAAGGACCATGTGTCATATGAGGTCATTGGTGAAACGAGAGATGATGCGGTAGGTGAAGCGTATGATAAGGTGGCTCGCACATTAGGTCTCCCTTATCCCGGTGGGCCGCACATCGATCGCCTCGCGCAAACCGGTGAACCCGTCATCAATTTACCGCGAGCTTGGCTTGAAGAAGGATCATACGATTTCAGCTTCAGTGGTTTAAAGTCAGCGGTTATTAACACCCTTCACAATGCTAAACAACGAGGTGATAGCTGGTCGAATGAAGATATTGCCGCCAGTTTTCAAGCGAGCGTCATAGATGTGCTTGTAACAAAAACGTTAAAAGCAGTTGAAGAGAAAGCGGTAAAAAGACTCGTTTTAGCAGGTGGAGTAGCTGCTAATAAAGGTCTGAGAGAGGCACTTACAGAGACGTGTGAGGAAGTAGGAGTGGCGTTGACGATTCCTCCCAATGCATTATGTACTGATAACGCAGCGATGATTGCCTCAGCAGGTACGTTCTTATTCCGTAATGGACGCTTAGCAGATGAGCGGCTGAACGGTCAAGCCGGGTTGAATCTTGAATAA